One Candidatus Uhrbacteria bacterium CG10_big_fil_rev_8_21_14_0_10_50_16 genomic region harbors:
- a CDS encoding transcription elongation factor GreA translates to MRLPIRKAEQERLENQIVDHHMTAGKLERLKAELARLQREHPEAKEEMQRTAEEGDFSENAGYQDAKRRLRGMNSRMLRLQERISQAVVINDGPTDGTVGIGSTVVLKNTQGERTFRIVGAQEVDLSKGRISHVSPLGAALLGKRPGDSVTVGSTVWEIQ, encoded by the coding sequence ATGAGGCTCCCAATCAGAAAAGCAGAGCAAGAGCGGCTCGAGAACCAGATTGTAGATCATCACATGACGGCCGGTAAGTTAGAGCGGCTCAAAGCGGAACTTGCGCGTTTGCAGCGCGAGCATCCGGAGGCCAAGGAAGAGATGCAACGAACGGCGGAGGAAGGTGACTTTTCTGAGAACGCTGGGTACCAAGATGCAAAACGGCGTCTGCGTGGCATGAATTCTCGCATGCTCAGGTTGCAGGAACGGATTTCCCAGGCGGTTGTGATCAACGACGGACCCACAGACGGCACGGTTGGCATCGGCTCCACCGTTGTTTTAAAAAATACACAGGGTGAGCGAACCTTTAGGATTGTCGGCGCGCAGGAGGTAGACCTAAGCAAGGGTCGCATCTCGCACGTCTCGCCGCTTGGCGCAGCATTGTTGGGCAAACGCCCCGGTGACTCCGTAACCGTGGGTAGCACCGTTTGGGAGATACAATAA